A genomic stretch from Marinobacter fonticola includes:
- the pelF gene encoding GT4 family glycosyltransferase PelF: MTPKKPQDIPVTADIALLLEGTYPFIRGGVSSWVHQIITGLPEFTFALIFLGGERSHYSKQQYTLPDNVKHLEVHYLMDSDARGQPRSRRGNKTAFAAQHALHEGFKSGEPVAPDILHKVFSDLGQAGGISREDFLFSQSSWEMIDDHYRRYCTEPSFVDYFWSVRIMHAPLFQLAAIARNMPRVRMLHSISTGYAGLLGAIASNQRGLPLALSEHGIYTKERKIDLSQAQWIHDPTDQVSGTLNEEVGYIRRMWIRFFEALGRLTYQQADPIVALYQGNQQRQWQDGAPRERTTLIPNGIDPARFNAVRASRPEHIPKVLGLVGRVVPIKDIKTFIRAMRTVCDDMPDAEGWIAGPEDEDADYVTECKELVISLDLQDKVKFLGFQNINDILPQLGLMVLTSISEALPLVILEAHAAGLPCLATDVGACRELLEGASEEDRALGASGAVVPIADPEATAREAVRLLSDEPTWYAAQKSGLARVEAFYTLESMFSAYRDIYRKALED, from the coding sequence ATGACTCCAAAAAAACCCCAAGACATTCCGGTAACCGCCGATATCGCCCTGCTGCTGGAGGGCACCTACCCGTTCATCCGGGGCGGTGTCTCTTCCTGGGTGCATCAAATCATCACGGGGCTGCCGGAGTTCACCTTTGCCTTGATTTTCCTGGGTGGCGAACGCAGTCATTACAGCAAACAACAGTACACTCTGCCGGACAACGTCAAACACCTGGAAGTCCATTACCTGATGGATAGCGACGCCCGTGGTCAGCCCCGTTCGCGCCGTGGCAACAAGACCGCCTTTGCCGCCCAGCACGCGTTGCACGAAGGCTTCAAATCCGGTGAGCCGGTAGCCCCCGACATCCTGCACAAAGTGTTCTCGGACCTCGGCCAGGCCGGTGGCATCAGTCGCGAGGACTTCCTGTTCAGCCAGTCCAGTTGGGAAATGATCGACGACCACTACCGGCGCTACTGCACCGAACCCTCGTTCGTCGATTATTTCTGGTCCGTACGCATCATGCATGCGCCGCTGTTCCAGCTTGCAGCCATCGCTCGCAACATGCCCCGTGTACGCATGCTCCACTCCATCTCCACGGGTTATGCCGGGTTGCTGGGTGCGATTGCCAGCAACCAGCGCGGCCTGCCCCTCGCCCTGTCCGAACATGGCATCTACACCAAAGAGCGCAAGATTGACCTATCGCAGGCGCAATGGATTCATGACCCCACCGACCAGGTCAGTGGCACGCTCAACGAGGAAGTGGGCTATATCCGGCGTATGTGGATTCGCTTCTTTGAGGCGCTGGGACGGCTGACCTACCAGCAGGCTGATCCGATCGTGGCGCTCTACCAGGGCAACCAGCAGCGCCAGTGGCAGGACGGCGCGCCCCGGGAGCGCACTACTCTCATTCCCAACGGCATCGACCCGGCCCGATTCAACGCGGTGCGCGCGTCCCGTCCGGAGCATATCCCCAAGGTGCTGGGGCTGGTGGGCCGGGTGGTGCCGATCAAGGACATCAAGACCTTCATCCGCGCCATGCGCACGGTGTGCGATGACATGCCCGATGCCGAGGGCTGGATCGCCGGACCGGAAGACGAGGACGCGGACTACGTCACCGAGTGCAAGGAGCTGGTAATCAGCCTCGACCTTCAGGATAAAGTGAAATTTCTCGGCTTTCAGAACATCAACGACATTCTGCCGCAACTGGGTCTGATGGTGTTGACCTCTATCTCGGAAGCATTGCCGCTGGTCATTCTCGAAGCCCATGCTGCCGGTCTACCCTGCCTGGCCACCGATGTAGGCGCCTGCCGCGAGTTACTCGAAGGTGCCAGCGAAGAGGACCGGGCGCTCGGTGCCAGCGGTGCAGTGGTGCCCATTGCCGATCCCGAAGCCACCGCCCGGGAAGCGGTCCGGTTGCTGAGCGACGAGCCCACGTGGTACGCCGCACAGAAATCCGGGCTGGCGCGGGTGGAGGCATTTTATACGCTGGAGAGCATGTTCAGCGCCTACCGCGACATCTACCGCAAGGCCCTGGAGGACTGA
- the pelG gene encoding exopolysaccharide Pel transporter PelG has product MAGIGFEIRRILRRESFLNLIEAYGLAGIISSGPWVLSVLGVMMIGIFSVTLAVSDLEVVQFLVSVTYLMAFSLILSGIFQHVFTRWVADKLYARESALILPNLMGLIWVATVLAVLVGSLGIALLLWDTSVLYRLLMLANFVVLCNLWLVTIFLSSMKSYRRIVLLFALGYGTAVIASLRLADWGLEGLLLGILLGHSLLFFSFFYTIIRQYPGNSFIRFDFLQRKQIFPALIFTGLLFNAAVWVDKLIFWFHPDTSQRIIDGLRASVIYDLPIFLAYLSIIPGMAVFLVRMEADFAEAYDRFYTAVREGDTLERINRFRDEMVLIARNGIYEIFKVQGLTIIVLFVWAEDILKAIGISPLYLPLFQIDLVAVGTQLLLLAIQNVLFYLDARRINVSLCLLFFISNIVFTLITIRLGASFFGYGFAGATLVSALAGLFMLSRKFERLEYETFMLQGR; this is encoded by the coding sequence ATGGCCGGCATCGGTTTCGAAATCCGCCGTATTTTGCGGCGCGAAAGCTTCCTCAACCTGATCGAAGCCTATGGCCTGGCCGGCATCATCAGCTCCGGACCCTGGGTACTCTCCGTACTGGGCGTGATGATGATCGGTATTTTCAGCGTCACCCTTGCAGTCTCCGACCTGGAGGTGGTTCAGTTTCTCGTATCGGTCACCTACCTGATGGCCTTCTCGTTGATTTTGTCCGGAATTTTCCAGCATGTGTTTACCCGTTGGGTAGCAGATAAGCTTTATGCCCGGGAGAGCGCATTAATCCTGCCCAATCTGATGGGCTTGATTTGGGTTGCCACAGTGTTAGCGGTGTTGGTGGGCAGTCTGGGGATCGCGTTGCTGTTGTGGGATACCTCGGTGCTCTACAGGCTCCTGATGCTGGCCAACTTCGTGGTGCTATGTAATCTCTGGCTGGTGACGATTTTCCTATCCAGCATGAAATCCTACCGGCGCATCGTGCTGCTGTTCGCACTGGGTTACGGCACGGCAGTCATTGCTTCGCTGCGACTGGCGGATTGGGGGCTGGAGGGGCTACTGCTGGGTATTCTGCTGGGCCATAGCCTGCTGTTCTTCAGCTTTTTCTACACCATCATTCGCCAGTATCCGGGCAACAGCTTTATCCGCTTCGACTTCCTGCAGCGCAAGCAGATCTTTCCCGCACTGATCTTTACGGGACTACTGTTCAATGCGGCGGTCTGGGTGGACAAGCTGATCTTCTGGTTCCATCCGGATACCTCTCAGCGCATCATCGACGGTCTGAGAGCGTCGGTGATCTATGACCTGCCTATTTTTCTGGCGTACTTGTCGATTATCCCCGGCATGGCGGTGTTTCTGGTGCGGATGGAAGCGGATTTTGCGGAGGCCTACGACCGCTTCTACACGGCCGTCCGGGAAGGAGACACGCTGGAACGGATCAACCGTTTCCGCGACGAAATGGTGCTCATCGCGCGCAACGGCATCTACGAAATTTTCAAGGTGCAGGGCCTGACCATCATTGTCTTGTTTGTCTGGGCGGAAGATATTCTTAAAGCCATCGGGATATCGCCTCTGTACCTGCCCCTGTTCCAGATCGATCTGGTGGCAGTAGGCACCCAGCTTTTGCTGCTGGCCATACAGAACGTGCTCTTCTACCTGGATGCCCGCCGCATCAATGTGAGCCTATGCCTGCTGTTTTTTATCAGCAACATTGTTTTTACACTGATTACGATTCGCCTCGGGGCCTCCTTTTTTGGCTACGGGTTTGCTGGCGCTACGCTGGTTTCCGCCCTGGCTGGCCTGTTTATGCTCTCGCGCAAATTCGAACGCCTGGAGTACGAGACCTTTATGCTACAAGGTCGCTAA
- a CDS encoding glycerophosphodiester phosphodiesterase family protein gives MKNASICLLVLSLTLTGLSSTPLQADEKDRGLNDERGWKDDRHDDRGWHNRNPASIQVGPRPYYLVNDMDDGRLKQKLQACESKPLKRTDFSIGHRGAPLQFPEHTRESYVAAARMGAGIVECDVAFTQDRELVCRHAQNDLHTTTDIVTIPELNAKCTQPFVPADAANGTPAQAECRTSDITLDEFKQLRGKMDAFNPNATTPEEYVQGTADWRTDLYTTETSGTLMTHKESIELFQELGVKFTPELKTPVVDMPYEGNYTQEDYARQLIAEYEEAGVDPADVWPQSFRLEDVLYWINTTPAYGRQAVFLDERPNEPDVSSLDYMRSLKDQGVNIIAPAIWKMLTLNARGEIAPSDYAKNARRAGLDMIAWSLERSGPLASGGGWYYQSVADAIDNDGDMFTVLDVLARDVGVIGVFSDWPATTTYYASCMMKGRH, from the coding sequence ATGAAAAATGCTTCGATTTGCTTGCTGGTTCTATCTCTAACGCTGACCGGCCTAAGCAGCACCCCGCTGCAGGCTGACGAGAAAGACCGGGGCCTTAACGACGAACGCGGCTGGAAGGACGATCGTCATGATGACCGTGGCTGGCATAACCGTAACCCGGCTTCCATCCAAGTGGGCCCGCGTCCGTACTACCTGGTTAACGACATGGACGACGGCCGCCTGAAGCAAAAACTTCAAGCCTGCGAGAGCAAGCCGCTTAAGCGCACCGACTTTTCCATCGGCCATCGCGGCGCGCCACTTCAGTTTCCGGAGCATACCCGCGAATCCTATGTCGCCGCCGCCCGCATGGGCGCCGGTATCGTCGAGTGTGATGTCGCCTTCACCCAGGACCGCGAACTGGTTTGCCGTCATGCCCAGAACGACCTGCACACCACCACCGACATCGTCACCATTCCCGAGCTGAACGCCAAGTGCACCCAACCGTTCGTGCCGGCCGATGCAGCCAATGGCACGCCGGCCCAGGCCGAATGCCGGACCAGCGACATCACTCTGGACGAGTTCAAGCAGTTGCGCGGCAAGATGGATGCCTTCAACCCCAACGCGACAACGCCGGAAGAGTATGTCCAAGGGACCGCCGACTGGCGCACGGACCTTTACACCACCGAAACCAGCGGCACGCTGATGACCCACAAAGAAAGCATCGAGCTGTTTCAGGAGCTGGGCGTTAAATTCACACCGGAACTGAAAACACCCGTGGTCGACATGCCGTATGAGGGAAACTATACCCAGGAAGACTACGCGCGACAGCTCATTGCCGAATACGAGGAAGCCGGGGTCGATCCAGCGGATGTGTGGCCGCAGTCGTTCCGGCTTGAAGATGTGCTTTACTGGATCAACACTACCCCCGCCTACGGTCGCCAGGCCGTGTTCCTGGACGAGCGCCCCAACGAGCCGGACGTGAGTTCGCTGGACTACATGCGCTCCCTGAAAGACCAAGGCGTCAACATTATTGCGCCCGCCATCTGGAAGATGCTGACCCTGAATGCGCGTGGGGAAATCGCGCCCTCCGACTATGCCAAGAATGCCCGCAGAGCCGGTTTGGACATGATTGCTTGGAGCCTCGAGCGTAGCGGTCCGCTGGCGTCCGGCGGTGGCTGGTATTACCAGTCGGTCGCCGACGCCATCGACAACGACGGCGATATGTTCACCGTGCTCGACGTGCTAGCCCGGGACGTCGGTGTGATCGGGGTGTTCTCCGACTGGCCGGCCACGACCACTTACTACGCCAGCTGCATGATGAAGGGCCGACACTAA
- a CDS encoding D-amino acid dehydrogenase — MHIVVIGAGVVGVTTAWALRKRGHQVTVIERLEGAGQETSKGNAGQRSYGVVYPWASAAMVRKALSYLMDRDGPLKMRLPPSIDTLRFLVSTLRFAYAPGVFGLNKRAMLRLGIHSRERFLALEDELDLAFDGGHAGLLQLASSPNAMTDYVDSAEVLRELGIEHQLLGPEAVREYEPGMRGDGPLYGGLRYVTDGTGDCHLFSRGLAQACENAGVHFRYSTRVSRLIADHRRILGVELEGAPGAPEQLEADAVVLSAGCASPELARDLGLYLPIYPVKGYSITAPLVDAERAPRSTVHDDNFKVVSTRFGDRLRATGFVELNGFDRQIPETRLQTIRKSVNARFPGAADLSAATTWTGFRPMTPDGPPIIGRGTRENLFLNTGHGTFGWTLSAGSAELMAQVIDGEAPALSLDAFRPGRFAE; from the coding sequence ATGCACATTGTGGTTATCGGTGCCGGCGTGGTCGGTGTCACGACAGCTTGGGCGCTGCGCAAGCGGGGACATCAGGTCACGGTCATTGAGCGCCTGGAGGGCGCCGGGCAGGAAACCAGTAAGGGTAACGCCGGCCAGCGGTCCTATGGCGTCGTCTATCCCTGGGCCTCTGCCGCGATGGTGCGCAAAGCGCTGTCTTACCTGATGGACCGCGATGGGCCACTTAAAATGCGCCTGCCACCGTCTATCGATACCCTGCGTTTCCTTGTCTCCACATTGCGCTTTGCGTACGCACCGGGCGTATTTGGGCTTAACAAACGTGCCATGTTGCGCCTGGGCATCCACAGTCGGGAGCGGTTCCTGGCGCTGGAAGATGAGCTGGACCTGGCGTTCGATGGCGGCCATGCTGGTTTGCTGCAGCTGGCCAGTTCGCCAAACGCCATGACTGACTACGTAGACTCGGCGGAGGTCCTCCGTGAGTTGGGTATCGAGCATCAGTTGCTGGGGCCGGAGGCCGTGCGGGAATACGAGCCCGGAATGCGTGGCGATGGCCCGCTTTATGGCGGCCTGCGCTATGTCACCGATGGCACCGGTGACTGCCACCTGTTCTCTCGGGGCTTGGCGCAAGCCTGTGAAAACGCCGGCGTTCACTTTCGTTACAGCACTCGCGTCAGCCGTCTGATTGCCGATCACCGGCGCATCCTTGGTGTTGAGTTGGAAGGGGCTCCGGGCGCACCGGAGCAACTGGAGGCGGATGCCGTGGTGCTTTCTGCCGGGTGTGCTTCGCCGGAATTAGCCCGGGATCTCGGGTTGTACCTGCCAATCTATCCGGTCAAGGGCTATTCCATCACCGCGCCGCTGGTGGATGCTGAGCGAGCACCCCGCTCAACCGTACACGACGACAACTTCAAAGTGGTGTCGACCCGGTTCGGCGACCGCTTACGGGCCACTGGTTTCGTCGAGCTGAACGGCTTTGACCGCCAGATTCCGGAGACGCGTCTACAGACCATTCGCAAGTCAGTGAACGCCCGTTTTCCGGGCGCCGCCGATTTGTCGGCCGCCACCACGTGGACCGGCTTCCGGCCCATGACGCCGGACGGCCCGCCGATTATCGGCCGGGGTACACGGGAGAATCTGTTCCTGAATACCGGCCACGGTACGTTTGGCTGGACCCTGTCCGCTGGCAGTGCCGAGCTGATGGCCCAGGTGATCGATGGCGAAGCCCCGGCGCTGTCGCTAGACGCGTTCAGGCCGGGGCGGTTTGCGGAATAG
- a CDS encoding cold-shock protein: MSTETGTVKFFNETKGFGFITRESGPDVFVHYSAIQGSGFKTLAEGQQVEFTVTQGQKGPQAENVNPL; this comes from the coding sequence ATGTCTACAGAGACTGGTACCGTTAAGTTTTTCAACGAAACTAAAGGCTTTGGCTTCATTACTCGTGAAAGCGGCCCGGACGTTTTCGTTCACTACAGCGCCATTCAAGGCTCAGGCTTCAAGACCCTGGCTGAAGGCCAGCAGGTCGAGTTCACTGTAACTCAGGGCCAGAAGGGTCCGCAGGCTGAGAACGTTAACCCGCTCTAA
- the crcB gene encoding fluoride efflux transporter CrcB produces the protein MAYSMLAVSLGAVIGANLRWLLSIWLNASGQAIPLGTLVANLCGGWMVGWLISYFSQAPHLGPEWRLFAVTGLCGALTTFSTFSVEMYGALQAGKWLAAFGGVALHVIGSLSMTALGIYCFHTLRG, from the coding sequence ATCGCGTATTCCATGCTTGCGGTCAGTCTGGGGGCTGTGATTGGCGCCAACCTGCGCTGGCTATTGAGTATCTGGCTCAATGCCAGTGGCCAGGCCATACCGTTGGGTACTTTGGTCGCTAACCTCTGCGGTGGCTGGATGGTTGGCTGGCTGATCAGCTATTTCAGCCAAGCGCCGCATCTGGGGCCGGAGTGGCGGCTGTTTGCGGTGACCGGCTTATGCGGTGCGCTCACCACCTTCTCCACCTTTTCCGTGGAAATGTATGGAGCCCTCCAGGCCGGGAAATGGCTGGCTGCTTTTGGCGGTGTGGCACTTCATGTCATTGGGTCCTTGTCAATGACCGCCCTGGGGATTTATTGTTTCCATACGTTACGCGGCTAA
- a CDS encoding acyl-CoA dehydrogenase, whose protein sequence is MTTLIILLLAIAGLLMVLRQEAGAKPAIAVMAGFGVVSMFFGSGWLALVLFIGAALTAACGLPGLRRSWLTPRVFDMFKKVAPKVSDTEKVALDAGTVGWDGEIFTGRPNWHQLLVNRNNGLTEEEQAFIDNQCTWAISRCNSWDVAVERADLPPEVWEFLKKEKFFGMIIPKEYGGLGFSAKAQSAVLQRLASNETLMVSVGVPNSLGPGELLLKYGTDEQKDHYLPRLADGRDIPCFGLTGPRAGSDATSLPDTGIVCKGEFDGKEVLGLRLNFEKRWITLAPIATVVGLAFRMFDPDNLLGEEKDLGITCALIPRDTKGMEIGRRHCPIGSPFMNGPIKGKDVFIPLDYLIGGPEMAGEGWRMLVECLSVGRCITLPSGAAGAAASALGTAGGFTRVRRQFNTPVAEMEGVQGPLARIAAMTYITQSSVYQTANMVDNGEKPSVPSAILKYQLTEMQRATLTDAMDVHGGKTVTLGPRNYLGIGYSGSAVSITVEGANIMTRSLMIFGQGAIRCHPYVLEELAAKDNDDIDAFDTAFFNHAGLIFGNAARAFTQALGVGHADVPFDAVTRRYAQAVARFSAAFGLCADAAMTTLGSELKMRELISARLGDMLSNLYMASMVLKNWNETQPVEGEKVLVQYSLQYLLYRTEHALDELLHNLPNRPVAWALRALTLPLGRKWEMPHDDVTRGIAKAISTATPLREKLLRPVWSTHVEDGVANPVAQYNDLLADYDRAEKLYRAAGKAYAKGDLPMEVLHPEDRFEAAYKAEIFTEEDIEFMRDYEAKVLEMLTVDDFPFDALAQKKETVIQHNAA, encoded by the coding sequence ATGACGACTTTGATCATTCTTTTACTCGCAATTGCCGGCCTGCTGATGGTCTTGCGCCAGGAAGCCGGGGCCAAGCCCGCGATCGCGGTAATGGCCGGGTTTGGTGTTGTATCCATGTTCTTTGGTTCCGGCTGGCTGGCCTTGGTCCTGTTTATCGGTGCCGCACTGACAGCCGCTTGCGGTCTGCCGGGACTGCGCCGGTCCTGGTTGACGCCGCGGGTATTCGACATGTTCAAGAAAGTCGCGCCCAAGGTGTCCGACACCGAGAAAGTTGCCCTGGATGCCGGCACCGTGGGCTGGGACGGCGAAATATTCACCGGCCGTCCGAACTGGCACCAACTGCTGGTCAATCGCAACAACGGGCTTACCGAAGAAGAGCAGGCGTTTATCGACAACCAGTGCACCTGGGCCATCAGCCGCTGCAACTCCTGGGACGTGGCGGTCGAGCGTGCCGACCTGCCGCCGGAAGTCTGGGAGTTTCTTAAGAAGGAAAAATTCTTCGGCATGATCATCCCCAAGGAGTACGGTGGTCTCGGCTTTTCCGCCAAGGCGCAATCCGCCGTGCTCCAGCGCTTGGCCTCCAATGAGACGCTGATGGTTTCCGTCGGCGTCCCCAACTCCCTGGGGCCGGGCGAGCTGCTGCTCAAGTACGGTACCGATGAGCAGAAAGACCATTATCTGCCGCGTCTGGCCGATGGACGCGATATTCCCTGCTTCGGCCTGACCGGCCCGCGGGCGGGTTCGGACGCCACATCCCTGCCGGATACCGGCATCGTCTGCAAGGGCGAGTTTGACGGTAAGGAAGTGCTCGGGCTACGCCTGAACTTCGAGAAGCGCTGGATCACGCTGGCGCCGATCGCCACGGTCGTAGGCCTGGCTTTCCGCATGTTCGACCCGGATAACCTGCTGGGCGAGGAAAAAGACCTGGGCATCACCTGCGCCCTGATCCCGCGGGATACCAAGGGCATGGAAATAGGCCGTCGTCATTGTCCCATCGGCTCGCCGTTCATGAACGGTCCGATCAAGGGCAAGGATGTATTTATTCCTCTGGATTACCTCATTGGCGGCCCGGAAATGGCTGGCGAGGGCTGGCGGATGCTGGTTGAGTGCCTGTCCGTGGGCCGCTGCATCACCCTGCCGTCCGGAGCTGCCGGCGCTGCGGCGTCTGCCCTGGGCACCGCCGGCGGCTTCACCCGGGTCCGTCGCCAGTTCAATACACCGGTGGCCGAGATGGAAGGCGTGCAGGGGCCACTGGCCCGCATTGCCGCCATGACCTACATCACCCAGTCCTCGGTGTACCAGACCGCCAACATGGTGGACAACGGCGAGAAGCCGTCGGTACCGTCCGCGATTCTGAAATACCAGCTCACCGAGATGCAGCGCGCCACCCTCACTGACGCCATGGACGTTCATGGCGGCAAGACCGTTACGTTGGGGCCGCGCAACTACCTGGGCATCGGGTACAGTGGCTCCGCGGTATCGATTACCGTGGAAGGCGCGAACATTATGACCCGCAGCCTGATGATCTTCGGTCAGGGGGCCATTCGCTGCCATCCCTATGTGCTGGAAGAGCTGGCGGCCAAGGACAACGATGACATCGATGCGTTCGACACCGCGTTCTTCAATCATGCCGGCCTGATCTTCGGCAACGCCGCTCGGGCCTTTACCCAGGCGCTGGGGGTCGGTCATGCGGACGTCCCCTTCGATGCGGTCACCCGCCGTTACGCCCAGGCTGTGGCGCGCTTCAGCGCAGCCTTCGGTCTGTGCGCTGACGCGGCTATGACCACGCTCGGCTCCGAGCTGAAGATGCGCGAGCTGATCTCCGCTCGCCTGGGCGATATGCTGTCCAATCTCTACATGGCGTCCATGGTGCTGAAGAACTGGAACGAGACCCAGCCGGTGGAAGGCGAGAAGGTGCTGGTGCAATACAGCCTGCAGTATCTGCTGTACCGCACCGAGCATGCCCTGGACGAACTGTTGCATAACCTGCCGAACCGTCCGGTTGCCTGGGCGCTGCGCGCGCTCACCCTGCCGCTGGGTCGCAAGTGGGAGATGCCGCACGACGACGTGACCCGCGGTATCGCCAAGGCGATCAGTACCGCGACGCCGCTTCGCGAGAAGCTCTTGCGTCCGGTCTGGTCGACGCATGTGGAAGACGGGGTCGCCAATCCCGTCGCGCAGTACAATGATCTACTGGCGGATTACGACCGTGCCGAGAAGCTCTACCGTGCCGCCGGCAAGGCCTACGCCAAGGGCGACCTGCCCATGGAAGTGCTGCATCCGGAAGACCGCTTCGAGGCAGCCTACAAGGCCGAGATCTTCACCGAGGAGGATATCGAGTTCATGCGTGATTATGAGGCCAAGGTGCTGGAGATGCTTACCGTCGACGATTTCCCGTTCGATGCTCTGGCACAGAAGAAGGAGACCGTCATCCAGCACAACGCCGCCTGA